The DNA segment CCGTGCCCTTCTCGACCGCGCCAGTCACCTTGTCTCCGTGCTGGTCGGCGAGGCCGCCGACCTTTTCCTTGAGGTCGCCAGCGATGTCCTTGGCCTTCTCGGCAACCTCGCTGGCGACGTCCTTTGCCTTGTCGGCGAACTCGCCGGCCTTCTCCTTGAAGTTGTCGAACGTTCCGCTCACGACTGAGCTCCTTCCCTGACGCCTGAAGGGACCAACCTAGGGGAGGATCCCGGCCATGACACCCGACCTGGGGACACCCGACCTGGGGACACCCGACTCGGGGGAGCCCACCCCACGGTCGGGTGCGGTGCACCCGGGCACGCCACCGGATCGGGCGCCAACGACAGCCGGACGGCCGACCGGTGACGCGCCGAGCGTCGTGGCGATCGTCGGCCCGACCGCCACCGGCAAGTCCGACCTCGGCATCGCCGTCGCCGAAGCCGTCGGGGGTGAGGTCGTCAACGCCGATTCCATGCAGCTGTACGACGGCATGCGGATCGGTACCGCCACGGTCCCCGAGCAGCAGCGCCGGGGCGTGCCGCACCATCTGCTGGGCGTCTGGGACATCCAGGATCCCGCCAGCGTCGTGCGCTACCGCCGCCAGGCCCGCGACGTCATCGACGAGTTGCTCTCGCGGGGCGTCACCCCGGTCCTGGTCGGCGGTTCCGGGTTGTACGTCAGCGCGGTTCTGGACGACCTGGAGTTCCCGGGCACCGATCCCGCGGTGCGGGCGCGGTGGGAGTCGGCCCTGGCCGACCGCGGATCGGTTGCGCTGCATGCCGAACTGGCCGCCGTCGATCCCGCGGCGGCCGCGGCCATCCTGCCCAGCAACGGCCGTCGGGTGGTCCGGGCGCTGGAAGTGGTCGAGCTTCACGGCTCCTTCGTCGCCACGTTGCCGCCGTCGCAGCCGGTGTACCCCTCGGTCCGGCTGGGCTTGGAGTTGTCGCGGCCGGAGCTCGACGCCCGCATCGACGCCCGGGTGCAGCGGATGTGGGCCGAGGGCTTGGTCGACGAGGTACGGCGCCTGGTGGAGCGTGGCCTGCGAACGGCGCCGACCGCATCCCGTGCGCTCGGCTACGCCCAGGTGCTCCGCCTGCTCGCCGGAGAGTACGACGAGGCCACCGCCCAGGCCGAGACCGCTCGCGCGACAAGGGCTTTCGCCCGGCGTCAGCAGCGCTGGTTCAGGCGCGACCAGCAGGTGCACTGGCTCGACGCCGCCGCCGGCGACCTCGTCGACCGCACGGTTGGCGCGGTGGCTCAGCGCGCGGGGACCTCGCGGTAGAACTCGGTGCCGAACACGTATCGGTACAGCGGCATCGGCAGGCGCAGGAACGCCGCGAGCGTGCGGTCGGCGCCGTCCGCACTGGCCTGGCTGGCGTGTGCGGCCATCGCGGCTCGTTTCGCGGCGGCGAACCGGCGTACGTCGACCCGGTGGGTGATCTGCGCACGCGGGGTGAACGCCCGCTCGAAGGTCGTCGGGTCGAATTCCGGTGGGAACCGATACACCTTGCCCACCAACGAGATCGCCCGGGTCAGCGCCTCGCGGGGAACTGTCGCCTCGAACAGTCGTGGTGTCCCCGCGATCGCCGCTGCGGCAGTTCCGACCCGGTGTACGGCGACGTGGTCCGGGTGTCCGTAGCCGCCCGCGGCGTCGTACACCGTCAGCACGTCGGCGGACTCCTGCTGCAACAACGAGGCGAGACCGCCGGCCGCGTCGGCCGGGTCGGCCCGGCTGAACGGGACGGGGCCGCCCGGCGGCGGTGTGGCCGTGCCGTCCAGGCCGGAGTCGGCGTACCCCAGCTCCACCACCCGGGCGACCCCGAGCGCGGCGGCAGAGGCGCGCAGCTCGGCCCGGCGGCGTTCGCCGAGACCGTCGCGTAGCGCGGCGGCGGCCAGCCCGGCTTCCCCAGCGGTCGCGACGACGAGGACGACCCGGTGTCCCGCCGCCGATGCCCGGGCCATGGTTCCCGCCGTCAGCAGTGCCTCGTCGTCGGGGTGAGCGTGAAAGAACACCAGCGTCTGCGGCACGACCCCATCCAACCCGAGCGGCGTTTCCCTCCGCGCAAGGCGTTCCCGTCCGCGCACGCCGGCTCCCCGTGGCGCCCGGCCTGAGCTCCGGCCGGCGGCAGCGGCCCCCGGTATGGCGTGGCCGGGGAGAGGAGGTCGCGCCGCCGCTGGGACGTCCCGGCGGTCAGGACCGGCGACTACCCTGCCGCCCGACACCGAACTGACGACGCGGGCGGCTCGACGAGGCCCGTCCCGGACCAGGCGAGGAGCGGCGTGAGGATCGCGCACGTCAGCGACTGCTACGCCCCGCGGCTGGGCGGCATCGAGGTCCAGGTGGGCGAACTGGCCCGTCGCCAGGTCGAGGCCGGCGACGAGGTCCGGGTGCTCACCGCGACGCGGCTGGGCGCGGACCACGACGGCGCGGACGGTGTGGTGGTGCACCGGATCACCGCCCGCGTCCCCTTCGACCTGCCGGTGGCGCCCCGCACTCACCACCACGTCACCGACGTGCTGCGCCGCCACCGCGTCGACGTCGTCCATGTCCACGCCGGTGTCGTGTCGCCGTTCGCCTGGTCCGGGCTCAAGGCCGCGCTGGACCTCGGCATGCCCACCCTCGTCACGGCCCACTGCGTCTGGGGTCCGCTGGCCACACCGGGCTTCCGGCTCGCCGAGAAGGTGGTGCGGTGGAGCAGCGCCGGCGCGCAGTTGTCGGCTGTCAGCGACGTGGCCGCCGCACCGATCCGTTCCGTCGCCGCTGACGGCGCGTCAGTGTTGGTGCTGCCCAACGGAATCGACCCGTCACGGTGGCAGGTCGAACACCGGCCCCGTGAGCCAGGTGTGCTGCGGGTCGCCGCGGTCATGCGGCTGGCGCCCCGCAAGCGGGCGGTCCCCTTGGCGGTCATCCTGCGCAACGCCGCCGACGCGCTCGCGCCCCAGGTCCGACTGCGGGCCACCGTCGTCGGGGACGGACCTGACCGCGCCCGGCTGCAACGCCACGCCGGCGGCGCCGTACGGCTGCCCGGGCGGCTGTCGCACGACGCGATCCGGTCGCTGTACGCCACCACCGACGTCTTCGTGCAGCCGTCGGTACGAGAGTCGTTCGGGCTGGCTGCACTGGAGGCGCGTGCCGCGGGCCTGCCGGTCGTCGCGCGGAGCCAGGCCGGTATCGGCACCTTCGTCCGTGACGGGGTGGAAGGCCTGCTGGCCGCCGACGATGCCGGGCTGACCGCCGCGCTGGTCCGGCTCGGCCAGGACCCGGTGCTGCTCGACCGGATCAGCGACCACAACCGGCAGACCCCGGTGGTCCAGGACTGGCCGCACGTGCTCGCTGCGACCAGGGCGGCGTACGCCGCCGCCGGAGCGACGGCGGCTTGACCCCGGACCACCGCTTGACCTGACCGGAGCGGGCCCGGGACGCCTAGGCTGCCAGCGTGACTGCCGACGCCCACGCCTTCGTCACCGGGCTGCCGCCGGCCGACGGCCTCGGTCACCGCGGGCTGCCCTTCCTCAAGGCGCACGGCACGGGCAACGACTTCGTGATCCTCGACGACTCCGACGGCCGGCTCGACCTCACCCCGGGCCTGGTCGCCGCGATCTGCGATCGCCACCGCGGGGTGGGTGCCGACGGCGTCCTGCGCGTCGTGGCCAGTGGGGCCGATCCGGTCAGCGCCGGCCAGGTCGCCGCCGCGCCGTACTTCATGGACTACCGGAACTCCGACGGCTCGCTGGCTCAGATGTGCGGCAACGGCGCCCGGGTCTTCCTGCGGTATTTGGTGGCCGCGAAACTGTGTCCTGCCGGCTGGATCCCGTTCGCGACCCGCGCCGGCGTCCTGCGCGGCTACGTCCCGCCGGTGGGCGACGTCGTCGTCCAGATGGGACGCCCGCAGCCGGGCGAGCCGACGGCCGCGCCGCAGGTCGCCGTGCCCGGGAACCGTTGGCCTGCAGCCGCTGTCTTCGCACCCAACCCGCATGCCGTGGTGTTCGTCGACGACCTTGCCGACGCCGGCGACCTGCGGCAGGCGCCGAGGGTCGAGCCATCCACGGCGTTCCCGGACGGGGTGAACGTCGAGTTCGTCGTCACCCGCGGCCAGGCCCACCTCGCGATGCGCGTCCACGAACGCGGCTCGGGGGAGACGCTGTCGTGCGGGACCGGGGCGGTCGCGGCGACCTGGGCCGCCCGGCGACGTGACGGCGCGTCGCCGGAGGCTCGCTGGCGGGTCGACGTGGGCGGCGGGACGCTGTGGGTGACCGAACGCGAGGACGGGTCGTTCGAGTTGGCCGGGCCGGTCTCGTTCGTCGCCCGCGGCGTGCTGAGTCCCACCTGGCTGGCCGAGGTCACCGGCTGAGCCCCGCCTGGCTGGCGGAGGTCACCGGCTAAGCCTCCCGTGGCTGGCCGAGGTCACCGGCTGAGCTGGGCCGGCGCGACGTTCGCCGGCGGCGAATCGGCACTGCGCCGGGCGGCGTCGCGTGCGACCCTGGAGCCGATGACTGAATCCGTGCCCCAGGCGCCCCTGCGCAGCGCGCCGTACGACGAGGACCCCGACCTGGGGTCGTTGCAGCTGGAGGACCGCCAGGCGCTGCGACGCGTCGCCGGCCTGTCGACCGAACTCGAGGACGTCAGCGAGGTCGAGTATCGGCGCGTCCGGCTCGAGCGCGTCGTGCTGGTCGGAGTCTGGACCGAGGGGACGCTGCGCGACGCGGAGCGTTCGCTGCAGGAACTCGCCCGGCTGGCTGAAACTGCCGGCTCGATCGTGCTCGACGGCGTCGTGCAACGCCGCGACCGCCCGGACGCCGCGACGTACATCGGGTCGGGCAAGGCCCGCGAACTGCGCGACATCGTCGCCGCGACGGGAGCGGACACGGTGATCTGCGACGGCGAACTGACCCCCGGGCAGCTGCGCGAACTGGAGGACGTCGTCAAGGTCAAGGTCGTGGACCGGACCTGGCTGATCCTGGACATCTTCGCCCAGCACGCCCGCAGCCGAGAGGGCAAAGCTCAGGTCTCGTTGGCGCAGATGCAATATCTGATGCCGCGGCTGCGCGGTTGGGGCGAGTCGCTGTCCCGGCAGGCCGGTGGCCGGGTCGGTGCCGCTGGCGGCGGTATCGGGACCAGAGGCCCGGGCGAGACGAAGATCGAGACCGACCGGCGGCGGATCCGTACGCAGATGGCGCGGCTGCGCCGGGACATTCGCGATATGGCG comes from the Actinomycetota bacterium genome and includes:
- a CDS encoding glycosyltransferase family 1 protein, which encodes MRIAHVSDCYAPRLGGIEVQVGELARRQVEAGDEVRVLTATRLGADHDGADGVVVHRITARVPFDLPVAPRTHHHVTDVLRRHRVDVVHVHAGVVSPFAWSGLKAALDLGMPTLVTAHCVWGPLATPGFRLAEKVVRWSSAGAQLSAVSDVAAAPIRSVAADGASVLVLPNGIDPSRWQVEHRPREPGVLRVAAVMRLAPRKRAVPLAVILRNAADALAPQVRLRATVVGDGPDRARLQRHAGGAVRLPGRLSHDAIRSLYATTDVFVQPSVRESFGLAALEARAAGLPVVARSQAGIGTFVRDGVEGLLAADDAGLTAALVRLGQDPVLLDRISDHNRQTPVVQDWPHVLAATRAAYAAAGATAA
- the miaA gene encoding tRNA (adenosine(37)-N6)-dimethylallyltransferase MiaA gives rise to the protein MTPDLGTPDLGTPDSGEPTPRSGAVHPGTPPDRAPTTAGRPTGDAPSVVAIVGPTATGKSDLGIAVAEAVGGEVVNADSMQLYDGMRIGTATVPEQQRRGVPHHLLGVWDIQDPASVVRYRRQARDVIDELLSRGVTPVLVGGSGLYVSAVLDDLEFPGTDPAVRARWESALADRGSVALHAELAAVDPAAAAAILPSNGRRVVRALEVVELHGSFVATLPPSQPVYPSVRLGLELSRPELDARIDARVQRMWAEGLVDEVRRLVERGLRTAPTASRALGYAQVLRLLAGEYDEATAQAETARATRAFARRQQRWFRRDQQVHWLDAAAGDLVDRTVGAVAQRAGTSR
- a CDS encoding diaminopimelate epimerase, which codes for MPFLKAHGTGNDFVILDDSDGRLDLTPGLVAAICDRHRGVGADGVLRVVASGADPVSAGQVAAAPYFMDYRNSDGSLAQMCGNGARVFLRYLVAAKLCPAGWIPFATRAGVLRGYVPPVGDVVVQMGRPQPGEPTAAPQVAVPGNRWPAAAVFAPNPHAVVFVDDLADAGDLRQAPRVEPSTAFPDGVNVEFVVTRGQAHLAMRVHERGSGETLSCGTGAVAATWAARRRDGASPEARWRVDVGGGTLWVTEREDGSFELAGPVSFVARGVLSPTWLAEVTG
- a CDS encoding PIG-L family deacetylase; amino-acid sequence: MPQTLVFFHAHPDDEALLTAGTMARASAAGHRVVLVVATAGEAGLAAAALRDGLGERRRAELRASAAALGVARVVELGYADSGLDGTATPPPGGPVPFSRADPADAAGGLASLLQQESADVLTVYDAAGGYGHPDHVAVHRVGTAAAAIAGTPRLFEATVPREALTRAISLVGKVYRFPPEFDPTTFERAFTPRAQITHRVDVRRFAAAKRAAMAAHASQASADGADRTLAAFLRLPMPLYRYVFGTEFYREVPAR
- the hflX gene encoding GTPase HflX encodes the protein MTESVPQAPLRSAPYDEDPDLGSLQLEDRQALRRVAGLSTELEDVSEVEYRRVRLERVVLVGVWTEGTLRDAERSLQELARLAETAGSIVLDGVVQRRDRPDAATYIGSGKARELRDIVAATGADTVICDGELTPGQLRELEDVVKVKVVDRTWLILDIFAQHARSREGKAQVSLAQMQYLMPRLRGWGESLSRQAGGRVGAAGGGIGTRGPGETKIETDRRRIRTQMARLRRDIRDMATARTTQRAHRRRHAVPAVVIAGYTNAGKSSVLNRLTGAGVLVQDALFATLDPTVRRGRTVGGREFTLTDTVGFVRHLPHQLVEAFRSTLEEVAESDLVLHVVDGSDEAPEEQIRAVREVLADIDATTVTELIVFNKADAADPLALEQVRRQYPGSLVVSARTGAGFEELSRRIEQLLPRPRVEVEVVVPYDRGDLVSRVHRDGEVLELDHLSAGTRLVARVPAGLAGELRALA